The Desulfobacteraceae bacterium DNA segment AGTCCGCGCGCTCCGGCTGCGGTCTGTTCATGAATTTCAACGGGACCGCCGGGGTCTTCCGCAAACAGGCGATCCTCGCCGGCGGCAACTGGCAGGCCGACACGCTTACCGAGGACATGGACCTCTCCTACCGGATTCAACTGGCCGGCTGGCGCTGCCGCTACCTGGTGGACCTGGTGGTGCCGGCTGAAATTCCAGGCGACATCAACGCCTTCAAAAACCAGCAGTTCCGCTGGGCCAAGGGGTCCATCCAGACGGCCATCAAGCTGATGCCGCGGATTTTGCGCTCCCCCGCCCGGCCGTTTGCCAAGTTCCAGGCCTGGATGCACCTGACCCATTACCTGGTCAACCCGCTGATGCTGTTTCTGGCCCTGATGGCGCCGTTGATCCTCTTCAGCGGACGGCTGCGGCTGCCGGCGTCGATTTTTGCCCTTTTCGGCGTGCTCCTGCTGGCAAGCACTTCGGGTCCCTCGGTTCTCTACTGGACGGCGGAGCGGTCGCTGCGGACCCCCGCCTGGAAAATTCTGCTGCTGCTGCCGAGCCTGGTGTGTTTCGGCTGCGGGATGGCCGTCAACAACACCCGGGCGGTGGTCGAAGCGCTCCTGGGGCGGCCCGGGGTCTTTGTCCGGACCCCGAAGCACGGCGACCGGTCGATCAAAAGCTACCATCCGGCCCGCAGCCGCGGCTTCGCGTTGGAGCTCATGGCCGCCGCATGGTGTCTGGCCGGCACCGGCGCCTATTTTCAGGCCGACCATTTCCTGGTGGGGCATTTTCTCCTGATCTACACCACGGGCTTCTCCAGCGTGGGGCTGCTGTCCTGGTGGCAGCACCGGCGCCTCGCCTGAGGCCACAGCCGCCCGAACCATAACCGATGCCCTTTGTTCTCAGCACGCTGTCGTTTTCTCTGGTGGCCGGCCTGATGGCCTT contains these protein-coding regions:
- a CDS encoding glycosyltransferase; this encodes MTLLVALYCATALILTLYGINCHIMTALFRRAAHRRRREDARLLEAFYGGRDPAAGCAAAAERLPVVTTQLPIYNERNVVERLIAAVAAMHYPTGRHEIQLLDDSSDDTRELVARKVAELRARGVDIVHLTRATREGFKAGALREGLACSRGELTAIFDADFVPPRDFLLRAVPFFMRDSALGMVQARWGHLNQRQSLLTRLQAVGVNGHFMIEQSARSGCGLFMNFNGTAGVFRKQAILAGGNWQADTLTEDMDLSYRIQLAGWRCRYLVDLVVPAEIPGDINAFKNQQFRWAKGSIQTAIKLMPRILRSPARPFAKFQAWMHLTHYLVNPLMLFLALMAPLILFSGRLRLPASIFALFGVLLLASTSGPSVLYWTAERSLRTPAWKILLLLPSLVCFGCGMAVNNTRAVVEALLGRPGVFVRTPKHGDRSIKSYHPARSRGFALELMAAAWCLAGTGAYFQADHFLVGHFLLIYTTGFSSVGLLSWWQHRRLA